The nucleotide window GTGGCCGACAACCCGGGCATCTCGTACAACCCGCTGTTCCTGTACGGCGGCGTGGGCCTCGGCAAGACCCACTTGATCCACGCGATCGGCAACCAGCTCCTGCTAGACAAGCCGGGTGCGCGCATTCGCTACATCCATGCCGAACAGTATGTATCCGACGTGGTGAAGGCGTACCAGCGCAAGGCGTTCGACGACTTCAAGCGTTACTACCACTCGCTCGACCTGCTGCTGATCGACGATATTCAGTTCTTCTCCGGCAAGTCGCGCACGCAGGAAGAGTTCTTCTACGCGTTCGAGGCGCTCGTCGCCAACAAGGCGCAGGTGATCATCACGAGCGATACGTATCCGAAGGAAATCTCGGGTATCGACGACCGTCTGATCTCGCGCTTCGACTCGGGCCTGACCGTGGCGATCGAGCCGCCCGAGCTGGAAATGCGCGTGGCCATTCTGATGCGCAAGGCGCAATCGGAAGGCGTGAGCCTGAACGAGGACGTGGCGTTCTTCGTCGCGAAGCACCTGCGCTCGAACGTGCGCGAACTCGAAGGCGCGCTGCGCAAGATCCTCGCGTATTCGAAGTTCCACGGCCGCGAGATCTCGATCGAGCTGACCAAGGAAGCGCTCAAGGACCTGCTGACGGTGCAGAACCGCCAGATTTCTGTCGAAAACATCCAGAAGACGGTGGCGGACTTCTACAGCATCAAGGTCGCGGACATGTATTCGAAGAAGCGCCCGGCCAATATCGCGCGCCCGCGCCAGATCGCCATGTATCTGGCCAAGGAACTGACGCAGAAGAGTCTGCCGGAAATCGGCGAACTGTTCGGCGGCCGCGACCACACCACGGTGCTGCACGCCGTGCGCAAGATCGCCGATGAGCGCACCAAGGACGCCCAGCTCAACCACGAGCTGCACGTGCTCGAGCAGACGCTGAAGGGGTAACACGCAATTAGCAGCACCTGAATGGCGGGGCGGACGGTCGCATCCCGAAGGGTTGGCCCTGTTTATTTCGCGGATCGCCCCCAATTTAGGGAAGTGGTCCGTTTTCAGGCACAATATGGGTTTAACCGCCCGGCGGTCCGGGGCGGGAACCACGCCGCGGCCTGTGCTGCATCAACCGCCTGAGCGGCGCCAAAGCCGCCGACCACATATGCGATTCGTGGGGTCGCGTCGGCGAAACCGGCGCCAGGCGGGCGCGCAGACCGTCACATCAACGAAGGAACTCTATGCAACTGGTCAAGACCGAACGCGATAACCTGCTGAGGCCGCTGCAAACGGTGAGCGGCATTGTCGAACGCCGCCACACGTTGCCGATCCTCGCCAATCTGCTGATCACCAAAACCGGTTCCGACGTCTCGTTCCTGTCGACCGACCTCGAGTTGCAGATCACCACGACCGCCGACTTTGGCGTCGGCAACGACCAGGTGGCCACGACGGTCGCCGCGCGCAAGCTGCTCGACATCCTGCGCGCCATGCCCGACGGCCAGGTCACGCTCACGCTCGCCGACAAGCGCCTCACGGTGCAGTCGGGCAAGAGCCGCTTCGCCTTGCAAACGCTCGCCGCGGACGAGTTCCCCACGGTGGCGCAGGCCAAGGACTTCGGCGCGAACCTCGCGGTGCCGCAGAAGACGTTCCGCCAGTTGCTCGGTATGGTGTATTTCGCCATGGCGCAGCAGGACATCCGCTATTACCTGAACGGCATGCTGCTCGTCGTGGACGGCGACCAGCTCATGGCGGTCGCGACCGACGGTCACCGCCTCGCGTTCTCGTCGATGAAGATCGAAGGCTCGTTCGCGCGCCAGGAAGTCATCATCCCGCGCAAGACCATTCTCGAACTGCAGCGCCTGCTCGAAGACATCGACGACGTGCTGAAGATCGACATCGGTTCGACGCAGGTGAAATTCACGTTCGGCCAGGTCGAACTGGTTTCGAAGCTCGTGGAAGGCAAGTTCCCCGACTTCCAGCGCGTGATCCCGAAGGCGCACAAGAACACCTTCCAGATCGGCCGCGAAGAACTGCAACGCTCGCTGCAACGCGCGGCGATTCTCACGTCCGACAAGTTCAAGGGCGTGCGCTGCATCATCGAGCCGGGCCAGCTCAAGATCATGTCGACCAACGCCGACCAGGAAGAGGCGCAGGAAGAGCTGGAAATCGCCTACCAGGGCGACACCATCGACATCGGGTTCAACGTCACGTATCTGCTCGACGTACTCGCGAACCTGAAGGTCGACACGCTGGAAGTGAGCCTCGGCGACGCCAGCTCCAGCGCACTCATCACGATTCCCGAGAACGAGGAATTCAAGTACGTGGTGATGCCGATGCGCATCTAAAAAGCGCGACAGAAGAAGAACACCAGGGGGCGCTGCGCCCCTTTGGCGTTTTTATGGCTTTTTGAAAAAGTCTCGAGCAGTAACACAGGCAGTACGCAGAACCGGAAAATTCCATGACTGATACGAACAACTCGCAACCCGACAACAGCAGCTATGGCGCCTCGTCGATCCAGATCCTCGAAGGACTGGAAGCGGTACGCAAGCGGCCCGGGATGTATATCGGCGACACGTCGGACGGCACCGGTCTGCACCATCTCGTCTTCGAAGTGCTCGACAACTCGATCGACGAAGCCCTCGCCGGCTACTGCAACGACATCCACGTGGTGATTCACGCGGACAACTCCATCTCGATCACCGACAACGGCCGCGGCATTCCCACGGACGTGAAGATGGACGACAAGCACGATCCGAAGCGCAGCGCCGCCGAAATCGTGATGACCGAGCTGCACGCGGGCGGCAAGTTCGACCAGAACAGCTACAAGGTCTCGGGCGGCCTGCACGGCGTGGGCGTCTCTTGCGTGAACGCGCTCTCGAGCTTTCTGCGCCTCACGGTGCGCCGCAACGGCAAGAAGCACTTCATGGAATTCCACCGTGGCGTGCCGCAGAACCGCGTGCTCGAAGAGCGCGACGGTCACACGGTTTCGCCGATGCAATTGCTCGGTGACACGGAAAATCGTGGCACCGAAGTGCACTTCATGGCCGATGAAACCATCTTCGGCAGCGTCGAGTACCACTACGACATTCTCGCCAAGCGTATTCGCGAGCTCTCGTTCCTGAATAACGGCGTGCGCATTCGCTTGACCGACCAGCGCACCGGCAAGGAAGACGACTTCGCATTCGCGGGCGGCGTGAAGGGCTTTGTCGAGTACATCAACAAGCAGAAGCAGGTGCTTCACCAGAACATCTTCTACGTGTCGAGCGAGAAGGACGGCGTGGGCGTCGAAGTGGCGATGCAGTGGAACGACAGCTACAACGAAAGCGTGCTGTGCTTCACGAACAACATCCCGCAGCGCGACGGCGGCACGCACTTGACCGGCCTGCGCGCGGCAATGACGCGCGTGATCAACAAATACATCGCCGACAACGAAATCGCGAAGAAGGCCAAGGTCGAAACCTCGGGCGACGACATGCGCGAAGGTTTGTCGTGCGTGCTTTCCGTGAAGGTGCCGGAGCCGAAGTTCAGCTCGCAGACGAAGGACAAGCTGGTTTCCTCGGAAGTGCGCGCGCCGGTCGAAGACGTCGTGGCGAAGGCGCTCGAAGAGTTTTTGCTGGAAACGCCGAACGACGCGAAGACCATCTGCGGCAAGATCGTCGACGCCGCGCGTGCTCGCGACGCCGCGCGCAAGGCGCGCGAGATGACGCGCCGCAAGGGCGTGCTCGACGGCGTGGGCCTGCCGGGCAAGCTCGCGGACTGCCAGGAAAAGGATCCGGCGAAGTCGGAAGTCTATATCGTTGAGGGCGACTCGGCAGGCGGTTCGGCCAAGCAAGGCCGCGACCGTAAGTTCCAGGCAATCCTGCCGCTGCGCGGCAAGGTGCTGAACGTCGAAAAGGCCCGCTACGACAAGCTGCTGTCGTCCGAGCAGATCGTTACGCTGATTACCGCGCTCGGCTGCGGCATCGGCAAGGACGACTACAACCTCGAGAAGCTGCGCTATCACCGCATCATCATCATGACCGACGCGGACGTGGACGGCGCGCACATCCGCACGCTGCTGCTCACGTTCTTCTATCGCCAGATGCCGGAGTTGATCGAGCGCGGCTACGTGTATATCGCGCAGCCGCCGCTGTACAAGCTCAAGGCGGGTAAGGACGAGCGCTATCTCAAGGACGATTCGGAGCTGAACGCGCACATGCTGCGTCTCGCGCTGCAAGGCTCGGAGCTCGTGCCTAACGAAGGCGCAACGCCGATCTCCGGCGACGCGCTTGGCGAACTTGCGCGCTCGTATCAGCTTGCACGCGGCGTGGTGGATCGTCTTTCGCGTCTGTACGACGAGCGCGCGCTCGAAGCGATCATGGACGGCGTGGCAATCGACCTGTCGAGCGAAGAATCGACCCAGGCTTCGGCGCGTGCGCTCGAAGCGCAACTGCGCGACGATCCGCTCAAGCCGGAAGTGAGCGTGGTGCCGATGTACGACCAGGTGCGCGAGCAACGTTCGCTGCGCGTGGAGCGCCGCCATCACGGCAATGTGAAGGTGTCGGTGATCGACGAGGAGTTCCAGCTCACCGCCGACTATCAGCAGCTCGTCAACACGGCCAATACGTTCAAGGGCTTGATCGGCAAGAACGCCGTGATCAAGCGCGGCGAGCGCAGCATGGCCGTGAACGACTTCAAGAGCGCGATGAAATGGCTGATCGCGGACGCCGAGCGCAACGTGTCGAAGCAGCGCTATAAGGGGCTTGGTGAGATGAACCCTGGGCAGCTTTGGGAAACGACGATGGATCCGACCGTGCGGCGTTTGCTGCGCGTGCAGATCGAGGACGCCATCGCTGCCGATGGCATCTTTACGACGCTCATGGGTGACGATGTGGAGCCGCGTCGTGCGTTTATCGAAAGCAATGCGCTGCGGGCGGGGAATATCGACGTTTGATCGTCTGCCTGACGCTTGCCATTGAAAACCAAACGCCCGGGAAACCGGGCGTTTTCATTTGACACCGCAAAGCCCACCGGGATGAGATAGAAGCGCCCTTTAGAGGCGCTATTTTTTCGCCTGGAAGACAGCGGCAACGCGCGCCCCAAACTATCCACACCCCCCAGCGGATAACTCTCGGAAAACCCCAGGAAATCACTGTGCATGAATCGGGGATAACTTCAGCAGCGCTGAAAATGTGGAAAAGTTGCCAGCAGCTGCGGGGCGTTGTCCCGTTAACACCCGCAAGGTTATGTTTTTTCCACAGCCTTGTTTACTCAATGGTTTTCCACGGTTATCCACAGAATACCCAGGGGCTTGTTAACTATTACTACGTTTACGTATACATACGTTATTAAAACCTTAGAACCCTCGCATCGGAAACGAAGATGCCGCCGTAAAACGTCCCGGCGGCATCGTTCTAACCGTGCGAAAACGCACGGCTCAAGCGAGCGGAATATAAAGCTCCGTCTTGAGGTCCTCAGGCGCCGCCTCGTCGGGCGTATTTAAATAAACCTCGAACGAAGGCGCCGAAAAGTCCGGTTTGCGACCGAGCTTCTGTAAGCCTTCGTTGTAAAACCACATCCACGCTTGCTGCAGCCCCGGATAGGGTCCCTTGTGGAGCACCATCGCGTGTTCGCCGCCGCGCAGCTGAAACTTCTCGACAGGCGCCGTGACCTCCACATCGGTCTCGTGCCCCAGATGCAGCGCCGCTTTCGAGCGCAGCTTCGATTCTTCGACCGTGTTGGGATCGTCGTAAAAGATACCGACCATCCTCGCGCCCGACGTGCGCACGTTGCGCTCGCCGAGCCATTGCGCGAGCGTGTAGAACGCGTCGCTGATCTTCATGTACGGACCCACGTGGCTGACGGCGAGTAGGTCCATCGGCTCGAGGGTGGCGAGCTTCACGTCGTAGTTTTGCATGATGGCGTCTCCAGGTGCGGTGGCCGCGCGAATGCGCAGCTGCATGCGGTCCAAGATAGCACCGCGCTCCGGAAGACGCCCTTGGCGTGTCGGCTGCTCGAGCCTCACAAACTCACACGCATCACCGGATGCGTCTCGAGCCACGCGTTCTCTTCGTCGCTGTAGAGCCGCGAGCGCGTGAGAAAGCGCAGCCCCGTGGGTCGTTCGAGCGAAAACATGCCGCCGTTGCCTGGCACGGCGTCGATGATGAGCTGGGTGTGCTGCCAGTACTCAAACTGCACCTCCGTCATATAGAACGGCATCCCGCCGATTTCTCCCAACTGCACGTCGGCATTGCCGACCATGAACTCGCCGACGGGAAAGCACATGGCCGCGCTGCCGTCGCAGCAGCCGCCCGACTGGTGAAAGAGCACCGGGCCGTGTTCGCGCGTTAGCTGCTCGATCAGCGCGAGCGCGGCCGGCGTGGCGGTAACGCGTTCGACCATCTCGTGACGCTCCTCTCAAGATGCAACGAAGAAAGGCGTCGCGCGCGGTGGCGGCTCCTGGACCGCAAAACACCGCGCGCGACGTGCAGAGCCCGCAGTGCGATCAGAAGAACCCGAGCGGCTGCTCGCTATAGCTCACGAGCAGGTTCTTCGTCTGCTGGTAGTGGTCGAGCATCATCTTGTGGTTCTCGCGCCCGATGCCCGACTGCTTGTAGCCGCCAAACGCCGCGTGCGCCGGATAGGCGTGGTAGCAGTTGGTCCACACGCGCCCCGCCTGGATCGCGCGGCCGAAGCGGTAGGCACGGGTACCGTCGCGCGTCCACACGCCGGCACCGAGGCCGTAGAGCGTGTCGTTGGCGATTTCCAGCGCTTCCTCTTCGGTCTTGAAGGTCGTGACCGAGACCACCGGCCCGAAGATCTCTTCCTGGAAGATGCGCATCTTGTTGTGGCCGCGGAAGACAGTCGGCTTCACGTAGTAGCCGTCGCCGAGTTCACCGGCAAGCTTGTTGCGCTCGCCGCCAATCAGGCATTGCGCGCCTTCCTGCTTGCCGAGGTCGATATACGAGAGGATCTTCTCGAGTTGCTCCTGTGAGGCCTGCGCGCCGATCATCGTCTTCGTGTCGAGCGGGTGGCCTTGCTGGATCGCCGCCACGCGCTTGAGCGCGCGCTCCATGAAGCGGTCATAGATCTTTTCGTCGATGAGCACGCGCGACGGACACGTGCATACCTCGCCCTGGTTGAGCGCAAACATCGCGAAGCCTTCGAGCGCCTTGTCGAAATAGCTGTCGTCGTGGTCGAGCACGTCGGCGAAGAAGATGTTCGGGCTCTTGCCGCCCAACTCCAGCGTCACGGGAATGATGTTCTGGCTCGCGTACTGCATGATGAGGCGGCCCGTGGTGGTTTCGCCCGTGAAGGCGATCTTCGCGATGCGCTTGTTCGAAGCGAGCGGTTTGCCCGCTTCGAGGCCGAAGCCGTTCACCACGTTGAGCACGCCGGCCGGCAGCAGGTCCTGGATCAATTCGACCAGCACGAGGAACGACGCGGGCGTTTGCTCGGCGGGTTTGAGCACCACGCAGTTGCCGGCCGCGAGCGCGGGCGCGAGCTTCCAGGCGGCCATGAGGATCGGGAAGTTCCACGGAATGATCTGGCCGACCACGCCGAGCGGCTCATGGAAGTGATAGGCGACCGTGTCGTGATCGATCTCGGAGATGCCGCCTTCCTGCGCGCGCACGCAGCCCGCGAAGTAGCGAAAGTGGTCGGCGGCGAGCGGGATGTCTGCGGCGAGCGTTTCGCGCAGCGGCTTGCCGTTGTCGATGGTCTCGGCCACGGCGAGCTTGTGGAGGTT belongs to Paraburkholderia flagellata and includes:
- a CDS encoding DUF779 domain-containing protein; amino-acid sequence: MVERVTATPAALALIEQLTREHGPVLFHQSGGCCDGSAAMCFPVGEFMVGNADVQLGEIGGMPFYMTEVQFEYWQHTQLIIDAVPGNGGMFSLERPTGLRFLTRSRLYSDEENAWLETHPVMRVSL
- the dnaA gene encoding chromosomal replication initiator protein DnaA, coding for VADNPGISYNPLFLYGGVGLGKTHLIHAIGNQLLLDKPGARIRYIHAEQYVSDVVKAYQRKAFDDFKRYYHSLDLLLIDDIQFFSGKSRTQEEFFYAFEALVANKAQVIITSDTYPKEISGIDDRLISRFDSGLTVAIEPPELEMRVAILMRKAQSEGVSLNEDVAFFVAKHLRSNVRELEGALRKILAYSKFHGREISIELTKEALKDLLTVQNRQISVENIQKTVADFYSIKVADMYSKKRPANIARPRQIAMYLAKELTQKSLPEIGELFGGRDHTTVLHAVRKIADERTKDAQLNHELHVLEQTLKG
- a CDS encoding AraC family transcriptional regulator translates to MQNYDVKLATLEPMDLLAVSHVGPYMKISDAFYTLAQWLGERNVRTSGARMVGIFYDDPNTVEESKLRSKAALHLGHETDVEVTAPVEKFQLRGGEHAMVLHKGPYPGLQQAWMWFYNEGLQKLGRKPDFSAPSFEVYLNTPDEAAPEDLKTELYIPLA
- the dnaN gene encoding DNA polymerase III subunit beta, with amino-acid sequence MQLVKTERDNLLRPLQTVSGIVERRHTLPILANLLITKTGSDVSFLSTDLELQITTTADFGVGNDQVATTVAARKLLDILRAMPDGQVTLTLADKRLTVQSGKSRFALQTLAADEFPTVAQAKDFGANLAVPQKTFRQLLGMVYFAMAQQDIRYYLNGMLLVVDGDQLMAVATDGHRLAFSSMKIEGSFARQEVIIPRKTILELQRLLEDIDDVLKIDIGSTQVKFTFGQVELVSKLVEGKFPDFQRVIPKAHKNTFQIGREELQRSLQRAAILTSDKFKGVRCIIEPGQLKIMSTNADQEEAQEELEIAYQGDTIDIGFNVTYLLDVLANLKVDTLEVSLGDASSSALITIPENEEFKYVVMPMRI
- the adh gene encoding aldehyde dehydrogenase codes for the protein MNHADMQFLTTEFPYKKQYGNFIGGEWVAPLGGEYFDDISPVTGHAFTSIPRSREADVELALDAAHKAKTAWGKTSPTERANILNRIADRIEQNLHKLAVAETIDNGKPLRETLAADIPLAADHFRYFAGCVRAQEGGISEIDHDTVAYHFHEPLGVVGQIIPWNFPILMAAWKLAPALAAGNCVVLKPAEQTPASFLVLVELIQDLLPAGVLNVVNGFGLEAGKPLASNKRIAKIAFTGETTTGRLIMQYASQNIIPVTLELGGKSPNIFFADVLDHDDSYFDKALEGFAMFALNQGEVCTCPSRVLIDEKIYDRFMERALKRVAAIQQGHPLDTKTMIGAQASQEQLEKILSYIDLGKQEGAQCLIGGERNKLAGELGDGYYVKPTVFRGHNKMRIFQEEIFGPVVSVTTFKTEEEALEIANDTLYGLGAGVWTRDGTRAYRFGRAIQAGRVWTNCYHAYPAHAAFGGYKQSGIGRENHKMMLDHYQQTKNLLVSYSEQPLGFF
- the gyrB gene encoding DNA topoisomerase (ATP-hydrolyzing) subunit B, producing MTDTNNSQPDNSSYGASSIQILEGLEAVRKRPGMYIGDTSDGTGLHHLVFEVLDNSIDEALAGYCNDIHVVIHADNSISITDNGRGIPTDVKMDDKHDPKRSAAEIVMTELHAGGKFDQNSYKVSGGLHGVGVSCVNALSSFLRLTVRRNGKKHFMEFHRGVPQNRVLEERDGHTVSPMQLLGDTENRGTEVHFMADETIFGSVEYHYDILAKRIRELSFLNNGVRIRLTDQRTGKEDDFAFAGGVKGFVEYINKQKQVLHQNIFYVSSEKDGVGVEVAMQWNDSYNESVLCFTNNIPQRDGGTHLTGLRAAMTRVINKYIADNEIAKKAKVETSGDDMREGLSCVLSVKVPEPKFSSQTKDKLVSSEVRAPVEDVVAKALEEFLLETPNDAKTICGKIVDAARARDAARKAREMTRRKGVLDGVGLPGKLADCQEKDPAKSEVYIVEGDSAGGSAKQGRDRKFQAILPLRGKVLNVEKARYDKLLSSEQIVTLITALGCGIGKDDYNLEKLRYHRIIIMTDADVDGAHIRTLLLTFFYRQMPELIERGYVYIAQPPLYKLKAGKDERYLKDDSELNAHMLRLALQGSELVPNEGATPISGDALGELARSYQLARGVVDRLSRLYDERALEAIMDGVAIDLSSEESTQASARALEAQLRDDPLKPEVSVVPMYDQVREQRSLRVERRHHGNVKVSVIDEEFQLTADYQQLVNTANTFKGLIGKNAVIKRGERSMAVNDFKSAMKWLIADAERNVSKQRYKGLGEMNPGQLWETTMDPTVRRLLRVQIEDAIAADGIFTTLMGDDVEPRRAFIESNALRAGNIDV